The following are from one region of the Sorghum bicolor cultivar BTx623 chromosome 2, Sorghum_bicolor_NCBIv3, whole genome shotgun sequence genome:
- the LOC110432550 gene encoding uncharacterized protein LOC110432550 isoform X2: protein MGDVPVPAPAPPVPDIDMTPSRRREPSEPRSDSDWDAGSSREGSPDLLRRAPAVQISRASSSSSSWLREIERDRVRLVREWVHMAARDRDDDAGPPPSPVPEHARRDAPRIRGRQARLELVMRMAADRQAELHRLSQHRAVSDFPHRNRIHALLRGRFLRNGGLPEERRPPSVAARELGQLRQRHPVSGLRLENLVRGQADSQVEASSARDVELSTNDRSELRPSETTQERHEWTSENISLQQIDSTATTSGFESGSPSIAEVFCGSHSQAESQEDLEHDRRDWQQFSQAVIGEESERSWHDNADISSREGTAVEEDNNEHLPEANEESTSVDHLPEGLEESISNGSLPEAQEDHHDSDHLPAVLEELHDSNHFQESHGEWSRDDRPIEVYDEWQSDDHLPEVNEEWHNDDESNDTADNWHDNNSDQPIDHDAALIRRANTFIPGDDDNVYSTELRELLSRRSVSNLLHSAFRENLDRLIRSYVERQGRGPLPWDLEGTTPAPPSPDQNQEQQRDDEDQELQNTVNRPPLVIPPPPMPPRQPLWHSELHRNNWIRQNIHRSSSDIEWEAINDLRADMARLQQGMSHMQRMLEACMDMQLELQRSVRQEVSAALNRFIGEQGGESREIIDDGSKWINVRKGTCCICCETPIDSLLYRCGHMCTCSKCANELVRGGGKCPLCRAPIIEVIRAYFIM from the exons ATGGGCGACGTCCCAGTCCCAGCCCCAGCTCCCCCTGTTCCCGACATCGATATGACCCCAAGCCGCCGCCGTGAGCCCTCCGAGCCCCGCAGCGACAGCGACTGGGACGCTGGATCCAGTCGCGAGGGTTCTCCCGACCTCCTCCGCCGCGCGCCCGCCGTGCAGATCTCGCGcgcctcctcttcctcgtccTCCTGGCTCCGCGAGATCGAGCGCGACCGTGTGCGCCTCGTCAGGGAGTGGGTCCACATGGCCGCCCGCGACCGCGACGACGATGCCGGGCCCCCACCATCCCCCGTCCCTGAACACGCGCGCAGGGACGCTCCCCGGATCCGTGGCCGCCAGGCGCGCCTCGAGCTCGTCATGCGCATGGCCGCCGACCGCCAAGCCGAGCTCCACCGTCTCTCGCAGCACCGCGCCGTCTCCGACTTCCCGCACCGCAACAGAATCCAC GCGCTGCTCCGGGGTCGGTTTCTGCGCAATGGCGGCTTGCCGGAGGAGAGGAGACCCCCATCTGTGGCCGCAAGGGAGCTTGGCCAGCTGCGACAACGTCATCCTGTCTCTGGTTTGAG ATTGGAGAATCTTGTCCGTGGTCAAGCAGATAGCCAAGTGGAAGCTTCTTCAGCTCGTGATGTTGAATTATCTACAAATGATCGTTCTGAATTAAGACCTTCTGAAACTACTCAGGAGAGACATGAGTGGACAAGTGAGAATATAAGTCTTCAGCAAATTGACAGTACGGCAACAACATCAGGATTTGAAAGTGGCAGCCCTAGCATTGCTGAAGTCTTCTGTGGATCTCATAGTCAAGCAGAAAGTCAGGAAGATTTGGAACATGACAGAAGAGACTGGCAACAATTTTCCCAGGCCGTGATTGGAGAGGAATCTGAAAGAAGTTGGCATGACAATGCAGACATCTCTTCTCGTGAGGGGACAGCAGTTGAAGAGGATAATAACGAGCATCTTCCAGAAGCAAATGAAGAGTCAACCAGTGTTGATCATCTTCCTGAAGGACTTGAAGAGTCCATCAGCAATGGTAGTCTTCCTGAAGCGCAAGAAGATCATCATGACAGTGATCATCTTCCTGCAGTGCTTGAAGAGCTGCATGACAGTAATCACTTTCAGGAATCACATGGGGAATGGAGCAGAGATGATCGTCCTATTGAAGTCTATGATGAGTGGCAGAGTGATGATCATCTCCCTGAAGTAAATGAAGAGTGGCATAACGATGACGAGTCTAATGATACTGCAGACAATTGGCATGATAATAATTCTGACCAACCAATTGACCATGATGCTGCTCTTATTAGAAGAGCTAATACATTCATCCCTGGGGATGATGATAATGTGTACAGCACAGAATTGAGGGAACTTCTAAGCAG AAGGAGCGTTTCTAACCTTCTTCACAGTGCTTTTCGTGAAAACTTGGATCGGCTtatccggtcatatgttgaacGGCAAGGTCGTGGTCCTCTCCCTTGGGATCTGGAAGGAACAACTCCTGCCCCTCCCTCACCAGATCAAAATCAGGAGCAGCAAAGAGATGATGAGGATCAGGAACTGCAGAACACTGTGAACAGGCCTCCTTTAGTGATACCACCTCCACCTATGCCTCCTCGTCAGCCACTCTGGCATTCAGAGTTGCATCGTAATAATTGGATCAGACAAAACATTCATCGTTCATCTTCTGATATT gaatgGGAAGCCATCAATGATTTAAGAGCTGATATGGCTAGACTTCAGCAAGGCATGAGCCATATGCAAAGGATGTTGGAAGCTTGCATGGATATGCAGCTAGAGTTGCAGCGTTCTGTAAGGCAGGAAGTATCAGCAGCCTTGAATCGTTTCATTGGGGAGCAAG GTGGTGAAAGTAGAGAAATAATTGACGATGGTTCGAAATGGATAAATGTGAGAAAAGGGACCTGCTGCATATGCTGTGAGACTCCAATTGACTCTCTTCTGTACAG ATGTGGGCACATGTGCACATGCTCGAAATGTGCGAACGAATTGGTTCGAGGTGGAGGGAAATGCCCGCTGTGCCGCGCACCCATAATCGAGGTGATCCGAGCATACTTCATCATGTAG
- the LOC110432550 gene encoding uncharacterized protein LOC110432550 isoform X1: MGDVPVPAPAPPVPDIDMTPSRRREPSEPRSDSDWDAGSSREGSPDLLRRAPAVQISRASSSSSSWLREIERDRVRLVREWVHMAARDRDDDAGPPPSPVPEHARRDAPRIRGRQARLELVMRMAADRQAELHRLSQHRAVSDFPHRNRIHALLRGRFLRNGGLPEERRPPSVAARELGQLRQRHPVSGLREEFRFRLENLVRGQADSQVEASSARDVELSTNDRSELRPSETTQERHEWTSENISLQQIDSTATTSGFESGSPSIAEVFCGSHSQAESQEDLEHDRRDWQQFSQAVIGEESERSWHDNADISSREGTAVEEDNNEHLPEANEESTSVDHLPEGLEESISNGSLPEAQEDHHDSDHLPAVLEELHDSNHFQESHGEWSRDDRPIEVYDEWQSDDHLPEVNEEWHNDDESNDTADNWHDNNSDQPIDHDAALIRRANTFIPGDDDNVYSTELRELLSRRSVSNLLHSAFRENLDRLIRSYVERQGRGPLPWDLEGTTPAPPSPDQNQEQQRDDEDQELQNTVNRPPLVIPPPPMPPRQPLWHSELHRNNWIRQNIHRSSSDIEWEAINDLRADMARLQQGMSHMQRMLEACMDMQLELQRSVRQEVSAALNRFIGEQGGESREIIDDGSKWINVRKGTCCICCETPIDSLLYRCGHMCTCSKCANELVRGGGKCPLCRAPIIEVIRAYFIM, from the exons ATGGGCGACGTCCCAGTCCCAGCCCCAGCTCCCCCTGTTCCCGACATCGATATGACCCCAAGCCGCCGCCGTGAGCCCTCCGAGCCCCGCAGCGACAGCGACTGGGACGCTGGATCCAGTCGCGAGGGTTCTCCCGACCTCCTCCGCCGCGCGCCCGCCGTGCAGATCTCGCGcgcctcctcttcctcgtccTCCTGGCTCCGCGAGATCGAGCGCGACCGTGTGCGCCTCGTCAGGGAGTGGGTCCACATGGCCGCCCGCGACCGCGACGACGATGCCGGGCCCCCACCATCCCCCGTCCCTGAACACGCGCGCAGGGACGCTCCCCGGATCCGTGGCCGCCAGGCGCGCCTCGAGCTCGTCATGCGCATGGCCGCCGACCGCCAAGCCGAGCTCCACCGTCTCTCGCAGCACCGCGCCGTCTCCGACTTCCCGCACCGCAACAGAATCCAC GCGCTGCTCCGGGGTCGGTTTCTGCGCAATGGCGGCTTGCCGGAGGAGAGGAGACCCCCATCTGTGGCCGCAAGGGAGCTTGGCCAGCTGCGACAACGTCATCCTGTCTCTGGTTTGAG AGAAGAGTTCCGCTTCAGATTGGAGAATCTTGTCCGTGGTCAAGCAGATAGCCAAGTGGAAGCTTCTTCAGCTCGTGATGTTGAATTATCTACAAATGATCGTTCTGAATTAAGACCTTCTGAAACTACTCAGGAGAGACATGAGTGGACAAGTGAGAATATAAGTCTTCAGCAAATTGACAGTACGGCAACAACATCAGGATTTGAAAGTGGCAGCCCTAGCATTGCTGAAGTCTTCTGTGGATCTCATAGTCAAGCAGAAAGTCAGGAAGATTTGGAACATGACAGAAGAGACTGGCAACAATTTTCCCAGGCCGTGATTGGAGAGGAATCTGAAAGAAGTTGGCATGACAATGCAGACATCTCTTCTCGTGAGGGGACAGCAGTTGAAGAGGATAATAACGAGCATCTTCCAGAAGCAAATGAAGAGTCAACCAGTGTTGATCATCTTCCTGAAGGACTTGAAGAGTCCATCAGCAATGGTAGTCTTCCTGAAGCGCAAGAAGATCATCATGACAGTGATCATCTTCCTGCAGTGCTTGAAGAGCTGCATGACAGTAATCACTTTCAGGAATCACATGGGGAATGGAGCAGAGATGATCGTCCTATTGAAGTCTATGATGAGTGGCAGAGTGATGATCATCTCCCTGAAGTAAATGAAGAGTGGCATAACGATGACGAGTCTAATGATACTGCAGACAATTGGCATGATAATAATTCTGACCAACCAATTGACCATGATGCTGCTCTTATTAGAAGAGCTAATACATTCATCCCTGGGGATGATGATAATGTGTACAGCACAGAATTGAGGGAACTTCTAAGCAG AAGGAGCGTTTCTAACCTTCTTCACAGTGCTTTTCGTGAAAACTTGGATCGGCTtatccggtcatatgttgaacGGCAAGGTCGTGGTCCTCTCCCTTGGGATCTGGAAGGAACAACTCCTGCCCCTCCCTCACCAGATCAAAATCAGGAGCAGCAAAGAGATGATGAGGATCAGGAACTGCAGAACACTGTGAACAGGCCTCCTTTAGTGATACCACCTCCACCTATGCCTCCTCGTCAGCCACTCTGGCATTCAGAGTTGCATCGTAATAATTGGATCAGACAAAACATTCATCGTTCATCTTCTGATATT gaatgGGAAGCCATCAATGATTTAAGAGCTGATATGGCTAGACTTCAGCAAGGCATGAGCCATATGCAAAGGATGTTGGAAGCTTGCATGGATATGCAGCTAGAGTTGCAGCGTTCTGTAAGGCAGGAAGTATCAGCAGCCTTGAATCGTTTCATTGGGGAGCAAG GTGGTGAAAGTAGAGAAATAATTGACGATGGTTCGAAATGGATAAATGTGAGAAAAGGGACCTGCTGCATATGCTGTGAGACTCCAATTGACTCTCTTCTGTACAG ATGTGGGCACATGTGCACATGCTCGAAATGTGCGAACGAATTGGTTCGAGGTGGAGGGAAATGCCCGCTGTGCCGCGCACCCATAATCGAGGTGATCCGAGCATACTTCATCATGTAG